Proteins encoded within one genomic window of Sebastes fasciatus isolate fSebFas1 chromosome 18, fSebFas1.pri, whole genome shotgun sequence:
- the mfsd2b gene encoding major facilitator superfamily domain-containing protein 2B — translation MAAESGRVVTEEQQEEQLPASEAVTHVHNNHHHHNTRSQSHIQFHPLTHTTSTTTTTTNQWQAPRTLAHTRSHSHTHFSAPSQTQSQRYGCRLTHSLSAMAKGEKGAQGSAGKLIKPTEPLFPKTPQQTELGQKLTFCSKLCFAIGGAPKEVAASATAFFFQIYLLDVAQINAFQASMVLFIGKAWGAVTDPIVGFFITKSRWTKIGRLMPWMVGCSPFLVVSYFYLWFVPPFISGRFIWYLGFYCLYQTLITCFHVPYSALTMFLSTDQKERDSATAYRMTMEVLGTLVGAAIQGQIVASAHTLKHCPPNNMSAGGYLGNSSGAEIVKKLVRSQDYLSHSKEVYMIAAGVIGGVFLICTVVMFLGVKEREDPYAPRTEKQIPFHQGFILVMRHGPYLTLTAAFLFITVAIQLVQSNFVLFCTYAADLRDHFQNIVLTILVSAVISIPLWHWFLQRFGKKTAAFCGITWIMPFTLMLVFIPNVVVAYVVAVSSGLSVAASLLLPWSMLPDVVDDFRLANPYSKGHEAIFYSFYVFFTKFAAGISLGVSTLCLEFAGYDTGACKQPAPVVYTLKLLIGAAPVAFIVTGLLILVLYPISEDVRLRNRLCLDELRKQSISARTMEDLGNVGPGP, via the exons ATGGCGGCAGAAAGCGGCAGAGTTGTcacagaggagcagcaggaggagcagctcCCAGCCTCCGAAGCCGTCACTCACGTGcacaacaaccaccaccaccacaacaccCGGAGTCAGAGTCACATCCAGTTTCACCCTCTGAcacacaccacctccaccaccaccaccaccaccaaccagTGGCAGGCTCCTCGCACTCTCGCTCACACGAGGAGTCACAGTCACACTCACTTCAGCGCTCCctcacagacacagtcacagaggTACGGCTGCCGCCTCACACACAGCCTCTCAGCCATGGCCAAGGGGGAGAAGGGAGCTCAGGGCTCTGCGGGGAAGCTCATCAAACCTACCGAACCGCTGTTCCCCAAAACGCCTCAGCAG ACTGAGTTAGGCCAGAAGTTGACATTCTGCAGCAAGCTGTGTTTCGCCATCGGCGGCGCGCCCAAGGAGGTGGCTGCCAGCGCCACCGCCTTCTTCTTTCAAATCTACCTGCTGGATGTCGCTCAG ATCAATGCCTTCCAGGCCTCCATGGTGCTGTTCATTGGTAAAGCCTGGGGTGCGGTGACCGACCCCATTGTTGGTTTCTTCATTACAAAGAGCAGATGGACCAAGATTGGCAGACTCATGCCCTG gaTGGTGGGTTGCTCTCCGTTCCTGGTGGTCTCTTACTTCTACCTCTGGTTCGTTCCTCCTTTCATCAGCGGCAGGTTTATCTGGTACCTAGGCTTCTACTGCCTCTACCAAACCCTCATCACC TGCTTCCACGTGCCTTATTCTGCTCTCACCATGTTCCTGAGCACAGACCAGAAGGAGAGAGACTCAGCCACTGCTTACC GAATGACAATGGAGGTGCTGGGGACACTTGTGGGCGCCGCCATCCAGGGCCAGATCGTGGCCAGCGCTCACACTCTGAAGCACTGCCCGCCTAACAACATGTCTGCCGGCGGTTACCTTGGCAACAGCAGCGGGGCAGAGATCGTCAAGAAGCTGGTGCGCTCCCAGGACTACCTGTCACACTCA AAGGAGGTGTACATGATAGCCGCTGGTGTTATAGGAGGAGTGTTCCTCATCTGCACCGTGGTGATGTTCCTGGGAGtcaaagagagagaag ATCCGTACGCCCCGAGGACAGAGAAGCAGATCCCATTCCATCAGGGCTTCATCCTGGTGATGAGACACGGGCCATACCTCACTCTGACCGCTGCATTCCTCTTCATCACTGTCGCCATCCAG CTGGTACAGAGCAACTTCGTGCTCTTCTGCACTTACGCCGCCGACCTGAGGGATCACTTCCAGAATATTGTGCTGACAATCCTG GTTTCTGCAGTGATAAGCATCCCGTTGTGGCACTGGTTTCTGCAGAGGTTCGGGAAGAAGACGGCAGCTTTTTGCGGTATCACA TGGATCATGCCCTTCACCCTGATGCTGGTCTTCATCCCCAATGTTGTGGTGGCCTACGTCGTGGCCGTCTCCTCCGGACTCAGTGTGGCTGCCTCGcttctgttgccatg GTCTATGCTGCCAGATGTGGTGGACGACTTCAGACTGGCCAACCCCTACTCTAAAGGCCATGAAGCCATCTTCTACTCCTTCTACGTGTTTTTCACCAAGTTCGCCGCCGGCATCTCCCTGGGAGTGTCCACCCTCTGCCTAGA attTGCAGGGTATGACACCGGCGCCTGCAAGCAGCCCGCTCCTGTAGTGTACACCCTGAAGCTGCTGATTGGTGCTGCCCCAGTGGCCTTCATCGTTACGGGGTTATTGATCCTAGTGCTCTATCCTATCAGCGAAGACGTGCGGCTCAGGAACAGACTCTGCCTGGATGAGCTACG